Proteins encoded within one genomic window of Ptiloglossa arizonensis isolate GNS036 chromosome 3, iyPtiAriz1_principal, whole genome shotgun sequence:
- the LOC143143978 gene encoding uncharacterized protein LOC143143978: MANRWFRLGLIIDNLRGDDAAGRTESKASSGQRKRVDRSWLHAAEKIIYRRKREFNEQFPSSSLATGSCWERPWMRLTLRTMVSRTRRTARREVDQLPHEPPHRLIRTRLALTPIPAGPERRS; this comes from the exons ATGGCGAACCGCTGGTTCAGGCTCGGGCTAATTATAGACAACCTTCGAGGGGATGACGCGGCTGGCCGTACAGAATCGAAG GCATCTTCGGGGCAACGGAAGCGAGTCGACCGATCGTGGCTGCACGCTGCCGAGAAAATCATTTATCGGCGGAAACGCGAGTTCAACGAGCAATTTCCCAGCTCGTCGCTCGCTACCGGATCCTGCTGGGAGAGACCGTGGATGCGGCTAACCTTACGTACGATGGTCTCGCGTACACGAAGGACAGCCCGTAGAGAGGTAGACCAGTTACCGCACGAACCACCGCACCGGCTAATTAGGACTCGATTGGCACTCACCCCCATCCCCGCCGGACCTGAACGCCGCTCTTAG